The Triticum urartu cultivar G1812 chromosome 5, Tu2.1, whole genome shotgun sequence genome contains the following window.
ctgatgcatagcctgtccttgctactactgttgttacctttacctgcaatcctaatgcttagtataggatgctagtttaccatcagtggccctacattcttgtctgtctgccatgctatactatcgggccgtgatcacttgggaggtggtcacgggtatatacttatacataatatatgatacttgtggtgattaaagttgggtcggctcgtaggagtacccgcgagtgattccgatgttgggggctgaaggggcaggtggctccatcccggtagaggtgggcctgatTTCCCGCAGGCCCCCGACtattactttgtggcggagcgacagggcaggttgagaccacctaggagagaggtgggcctggccctggtcggcgtccgtggttatttcagaataacacgcttaacgagatcttggtatttgatctgagtctggctactggcatatatgcactaaccatctacacggggacagttatgggcactcgacgtcgtggtatcagccgaagccttcgtgacgtcagcgactgagcggcgcgcgccgggttggaccgcgtaacgcaacttcctttgtaatggaggttgctaggtctgctctccggccgcgtacgcaacgtgcaggtgtgcaatgggcgatgggcccagacccctgcgccataggatttagaccggcgtgctgacctctctgttgtgcctaggtagggctgcgacgtgttgatctttcgaggccgggcatgacccaggaaagtgtgtccggccaaatgggatcgagcgtgttgggttatgtggtgcacccctgcagggaagttgatctattcgaatagccgtgtccctcggtaaaaggacgacccggagttgtaccttgaccttatgacaactagaaccggatacttaataaaacacacccttccaggtgccagatacaaccggtgatcgctctctcacagggcgacgaggggaggatcatcggttaggattatgctatgcgatgttacttggtgaacttaccatctactctcttctcccgctgcaagatggaggttacgaGAAGTGTAGTATTCGAAAGGACTAgatatccccctcttattccggcattctgcagttcagtccacatatgatagccttattccagttgataccaatgcatacatatgtagtgtagctccttgcttacgagtactttggatgagtactcacggttgctttgctccctcctttctccctttctatacccgattgctgcgaccaggcgttggagtccaggagccagacgccaccgttgatgacgactactactactcgggaggtgcctactactacgtgcagcccgctgacgacgaccaggagtagtttaggaggatcccaggcaggaggcatgcgcctctttcgatctgtatcccaatttgtgctagccttcttaaggtaaacttgtttaacttatgtctgtactcaaatattgttgcttccgctgactcgtctatgatcgagctcttgtattcgagccctcgaggcccctggcttgtaatatgatatttgtatgactttttttatttgtagagttgtgttgtgatatcttcccgtgagtccctgatcttgatcgtacacgtttgcgtgtatgattagtgtacgattgaatcgggggcgtcacagttcCAATCTCGATTTGTTGTTGTCCGGTACCCTgctcagacctggtcgaaagatcaaatgtgaGAGATCATAACTtgttgtgtcatcttgcacaataTGATCATTTAGAGCGAACAGGAAGAGCTAGTGTTtaacactgaaccatactacaggcagggtcctcctgccgaagttgatcaccagctaccggcaacctggactgcctacctcaatatgcgtcaggagatccgagacccacaggtgcatcaacAACTGCAGTAGGATCTGGTGGAGCATCTATGGAGGATCAAGGGCGATGCCTAGCTcgacgtgtgatgaaatatgagtttttatttgttgaactatataatttgtattgaactatttgatTTCTATTGATTTTCTGTGAGAAACTATGTGATAAAAAATTACTTACGTTGAGAATTCACGCCGAACCACATCGAATATGGGCCGATTCGTGCCGATATGGGACATTTTTTGCCAAAAGGCGGCCACATTTACGCCAAAAATGGGCTGATATTGGCGCCTGGAGGCGACGGTTGGGTGCCCAACCACCCAACGCTGATTATAccgccggctcgcccccaggcggcgatttttatgcctccttagggggggggggggcaacggCTGAAGATGCTCTTAGCTGGCCACTTTTTTAGAAATAACTTGTTACTAGAGATAAGAATAAGACAGAATCCATTATACACCATATTTTTCTGTCATCTCTAGATTACGTGGCTGGATTAAGATAGAAGtgtcttatcaaccattgtaaATGCCCACCAAAGACAATAAACAGAAAGCCCATGTCGGAGTTATTTTGATGCAATGTGTATAAAAGCTATTCAAGGATAAATAACAATGTAAACGTCGAACATAACCCATGAGGGTGGAGAACCCTAATACTTTGGGGCCTAACCCATGTGTGTGGGCAGGGCCGTTGAGGAGCCTGTGCAAGCTGTGCGCTCGCACAGGGCCCCAAAAATCAAGGGGCCCCCAAACGTTGCCTCTGTGTGTCACCTGAAGGCTGCTGAAGCACTCATTTTCATCTTCTTGGGCCTGGTCCGCTCGAGGCCTCAAGCCATACCCTGCGTGGATCAATCCGAGCGATCATATCATAAACGAAACGGCAGCCAGCGCAGTACGTGTACGTACGTTCCGTGACTTCCGCCGTTCCCTATTCCGTAATGGCTTCGCTTTCCATCTCATCCCTGCGATCGATCTTTTTGCTTCAGCGGCTCGACGGCGATCGCTTTGCAGCCAGCAAATGGGCGGAAGCAAAACTGCACCGGACTTGCCAgcgccggcgccgccgcgccggccGACACTGATGCGGTGCCGCCGAACAGAAGACCAAGCAGTGCCCTAAGCTCCTCCTGTTCTTTTCATCTAATTTTGATACAAACTGCAAAGTTTTATTAAGATTACACTAAATATGTTTTGGAACAATTTTTGTCTAGTTGTTGAAGTGCAGAAATTGTCATAGTAGATTCAAGATTTTCAACGGTTGCTCGTCCCGTGGTCCATGTCCAAAATCAAGGTTCTATCTGATTCTTACTATTCAAGTCACAAGCCTATAATTCATGTGCGTTCATCAGTATGCTTTATTTTTTTGTTCGTAAACAGAAACAATCATGCCTTCTAGTTCTAGAAGAAAGTATGATTTTGTGCCTTAAAGCGTAAGAAGAAACAGTTGTGAAAATTTGCATTGCTACTTGAGAATTTTTCAAAAATTGTACTAAATAACATAAGTTTAAATTGTATAATTAAGTGCTTATCTTGAGTTATATTATATGATTTCTTTCAAATGTTAGGGCCTCATTTTACTTTTCGCACCGGGGCCCCAAATTTCTGGAAACGGCCCTATGTGTGGGGAACCCTACTACCCTAGTGCTTTGGGATCAAGTAGATCGAATACGGTACCAAAATCTAGATTGGTTAAGAGCGCACAAAAGCCTGTTCTAGAGAGCAGGATGACAGCATTATTCATATGAACAAATACATAGAATGCAGGTGAAAGGGGGCAAATTGTAAGGCGGTTCTATAGAAACCAAGACATGATCCGAATGTGAACAAAGTTCAACAGGGGGGTGATCTCACAAGCCATTGAACACTGTTATTTTATTGCTGATTAGTGAGTGGTTGGCGAAGAAAAGTAAGAACTAGTGCACACACAAAAAAAGGCACATCTCAGAACTGTAATTCACGTGCCAACTCGGAAACTATCTTTCCCGTGATGCAGAGGCAAATCCACTAAAGTATCATCAGTGGCAACAATTCAGCAAGCAGCAACTCATAGCAATGCAGCATAAACAACATTTATACATAGCAGGCATGCTGGTCCTCTACTGAACAACCCAGTCTGAAGATTGGTCCTCTACTGAGCATTAGCATTGTAACATCTTAGGTTTCCCCCTGTTTTTCAGACGGCAGGACGAGTTCCTTGCCTGGCACAATTCATATCATACAGTTATAGGTATTACTGAACTCAGGGACGGCAACCTGAAGAAATACATACCGATTTGAAGGGCATAAATGCAGCTGCTCCAGCTGACATTTATTTACCACATCAAAGGTGTGATCAGCTTCCGGTACACCACCAAATTTAGCTTTCAAAACAGCGGTTGCAGACAGAACGGAAACATTTATTTGTTATTCAAGAGACCCTACTTCTCAATAATTGATGAGGGATTACAGCTTACTCCTGATAGAGGCTCCCATCCAATGTGATCAATGGAGGTGAAATGAACTGCGAACGGAGCTTACCAACAACACTAGGAACATATGCCATCTACATATCAAGTTATTAGAATGCAGAAAATGTCTAGGAAAAAAGAACTTTACAGCTTGCACATGAAATGGTCTTGGAAGAATCCACTAAAAGAAATCAAATTCAAGATAATTGTCTGGACCTTTCTCGGCTGACGGTGTTGCCTTCTGACTTGTCGAGGCTCCTGGCCGAGGGATTTCAACTGGCTTGGGGATATCTGGAGGAGTAGCGCACCTTATCAATGCCCAGTTAACACCTTCAAAGAATGGGTGCTGCTTTATTTCTGTGGCTCCACGTTTGTACGCCAATCGATGCTGTGGCTCCTTGATCAGCAACCCCCTTATGAGATCCCTTGCAGCAAAACCCACAACAGGTGATTCTGGGAACCTGAGGGGCTGGCCAACAACATTGAATAGCGTTGCCCTGTTCCCTGAACCTTTGAATGGAGTCTTGCCGAAAAGAAGTTCATACAAGAATATGCCAAAAGTCCACCAGTCCACAGCACTCCCATGCCCCTCACCCTTTATGATCTCAGGTGCCAAGTATTCATGAGTGCCAACGAATGACATAGACCTTGCATCTGTGGGCTCTGCAACAAGCTCAGGGAGCGGTCTGACCTGGGTTGCCATGTCTGCCTTTGCCTTCTTTTCCTTCTTCTCCCTCTTGGACTTGGAGGAGAAAAAGCGAGGAGAGAAGCATGTGGTTGTCGTAACGCAAGCAGGCTGGATACAGGCTGGCTCAATGCACACCGGTTGTACACAATAAGCTTGATTGCCCTTTTGGTTAGGATCTACACCAGGGTTGGAAGATTTAAGAAGTGTAGGGCTCACATCACAACGAAGGGACAAATCAAAATCTGACAGCATGATGTGGCCATCTTCTCTCACAAGAACATTCTCTGGCTTGAGGTCCCGATATATGATACCGAGCATGTGCAGGTATTCTAGAGCAAGAAGCACCTCTGCTACATAAAACCTGTACAAATATTTTAAAGATAAACATGAGTTTGTACACTTAACACTGTTTGTTAGTACCTAAAACCATCACATGATAAAGAATGTTATGTAATTGCTGAACATGTAGCGCGCCAAGCCTGTGCGCCAGGAAATGTACCATAGGCACAAGGTTGAGCTAGAGATCAGGGTGCAAGTGGGACGGGTTGCGGGCAGCCCGCATCCCGCGCTCTAACCCGCGAGCGCCCACACGGGAGACACGGGTCGTCGTATGCGGGATAGGCAGGCCGCCGCGGCGCCGCCAGCCCGCCATCTATACGCACGTACGCATGTGTGCGCACTGATATGCATGTAGTATCAAAGTTTCTCACCGACTGATACGAGCTGATATTTCTATCTTCCGACTGCACGTATTGCACGAGGAGGTCCTTCAGGTCAAGGCCAACGTTCAACGGGAATAGCCAGCTCGGCTGCGGTCACGGGAATAATGACGCATGCGTATAAATATACATGGACACAGGCAAATTGCGGGCACCGCCAGGACATACGCATAAACCCGCTTGACTTTTGCGTACAGCCGCGGGAGCCCACTTATGATGTGTTTAGCGGGGCTGCGGCGCGGGA
Protein-coding sequences here:
- the LOC125508921 gene encoding serine/threonine-protein kinase D6PK codes for the protein MASKAVAEIVDDKQCSKSAAESSEAAPSRRQSEELIGGASKSGPASPRAVPPGDVATSSGVKEQDKDCSSVDGSVKLDEDEDAEKSSLRGSVKDSSVSAKYSDGASSLTKASGSTKVSGHADLVQSGKSSVYRASAGSDVSDDSTCSSICSSASKPHKSNDSRWEAIQVIRTKEGSLGLSHFRLLKRLGCGDIGSVYLSELSGTKCYFAMKIMDKASLAGRKKLLRAQTEREILQCLDHPFLPTLYTHFETDKFSCLVMEFCPGGDLHTLRQKQPGKYFPEQAAKFYVAEVLLALEYLHMLGIIYRDLKPENVLVREDGHIMLSDFDLSLRCDVSPTLLKSSNPGVDPNQKGNQAYCVQPVCIEPACIQPACVTTTTCFSPRFFSSKSKREKKEKKAKADMATQVRPLPELVAEPTDARSMSFVGTHEYLAPEIIKGEGHGSAVDWWTFGIFLYELLFGKTPFKGSGNRATLFNVVGQPLRFPESPVVGFAARDLIRGLLIKEPQHRLAYKRGATEIKQHPFFEGVNWALIRCATPPDIPKPVEIPRPGASTSQKATPSAEKGPDNYLEFDFF